From a single Kryptolebias marmoratus isolate JLee-2015 linkage group LG17, ASM164957v2, whole genome shotgun sequence genomic region:
- the mrtfba gene encoding myocardin-related transcription factor B isoform X1 has product MMELQASPGRLGAEGDCGMSNLLVPSPQSEAVTHEMEELSLQPTQSLPPLNERKNVLQLRLQQRRTREQLVDQGIMPPLKSPAAFHGQIRSLERARTENFLKHKIRSRPERAELVRMHILQETGAEPSLQATQMKLKRARLADNLNEKIAQRPGPMELVEKNIIPVDSSLKEAIIVGQVNYTKVLDEDSCEALSPEQPASQESQGSASSPLDSRVPETPSPSAATIPAPILQVLPTTDCIKRISTNEQPPSCPVVPFVQPAAPPKPAPTLVKQSQQKTPSEKSRSKKNKELKSRVKKLKYHQYVPPDQKQEPSEAPMDSSYARLLQQQQLFLQLQILSQQQQHYNYHAILPAPLKAVAESPSNSVGKLPASIVVSLPAAAPPPPQPQARPNSSVSSRKPGVLTANLEEMKVTELKSELKLRGLPVSGTKTDLIERLKPFQDVSTASAAASVAMEVTPTTTPAIVLPVQKVAPESVSSTPPVSPAPADPASLQLDVTMSEAPAEIQKGGFGPAGPRSSPQPSFRVPEEKDRRLHEKERQIEELMRKLEQEQRLVEELKMQLEVEKRGQVGCGADSATSVSPIGAVPAVLNSNEVKMEGPVLSNCSSNTAAVPNSMATPLPAVVKLEDVTVSSGKPLRLQAQTQLVTQLQAQAKPQGASSPQLCPQSQKSPQIQGQPAAPGLQQFFISHPGGVSQVLGQPQTLLTTGQASAQLLFPVSLPNNATAIQLPATTVSLQPVLQATVSNPGVVQAPVPQLQTNKMELTTSPQPLLQTLTMCNNTTGLGNHARSEIHAPCFLRSSPENRVSPQASPNHQVSNGPLNKSPSPQPGFVLQPTSLVAQPPKTREPPRYEEAVKQTRNMYINSVSQVSTATSQHMDDLFDILIESGEITPFIQQDPQASLSKTLPVTANITILPVNTALSRPPPQVQVAPPPTLSPAIAPTLPGLSPLGTDNQLEAFLEGTLAGSPHLLDPRTQGLMEELQAQLEEQQPYSPMDTSELSFCDPSLAPSSLGMGLADPALDNMEWLDLTMPPGPAGAPLTPLGMPTDFLDTQDLQLHWE; this is encoded by the exons TGCTGCAGCTGAGGCTTCAGCAGAGGCGAACCCGGGAGCAGCTGGTGGATCAGGGCATCATGCCAC CTCTGAAGAGTCCGGCCGCTTTCCACGGGCAGATTCGCAGCTTGGAAAGAGCCAGG aCTGAGAATTTCCTCAAGCACAAGATCCGCAGTCGTCCAGAGAGGGCCGAGCTGGTCAGGATGCACATCCTGCAAG AGACCGGAGCAGAGCCCTCGCTGCAGGCCACTCAGATGAAGCTGAAGAGGGCCCGGCTGGCTGACAACCTGAACGAGAAGATCGCCCAGAGGCCCGGCCCCATGGAGCTGGTGGAGAAAAATATCATCCCGGTGGACTCCAGCCTCAAAGAGGCCATCATAG TAGGACAGGTGAATTATACCAAGGTGTTGGATGAAGACAGCTGTGAGGCCCTGTCGCCGGAGCAGCCGGCTAGCCAGGAGTCCCAAGGATCCGCCTCCTCGCCTTTGGACAGCAGAGTTCCAGAAACCCCTTCGCCGAGCGCAGCAACAATACCCGCCCCCATTCTGCAG GTTCTCCCAACGACAGACTGTATAAAGCGGATTTCCACCAATGAGCAGCCTCCAAGCTGTCCAGTTGTCCCTTTTGTTCAGCCAGCTGCTCCCCCGAAACCAGCCCCAACTCTGGTGAAA CAAAGCCAGCAGAAAACGCCCTCCGAAAAGAGTCGCAGCAAGAAGAACAAGGAGCTGAAGTCGAGGGTGAAAAAGCTCAAGTACCACCAGTACGTCCCTCCGGACCAGAAGCAGGAGCCCAGCGAGGCGCCCATGGACTCGTCGTACGCgcggctgctgcagcagcagcagctgtttctccagctgcagatcctcagtcagcagcagcagcactacAACTACCACGCCATTCTGCCAGCGCCACTCAA AGCCGTGGCAGAGAGTCCGAGCAACAGCGTGGGGAAGCTGCCAGCCTCCATCGTGGTGTCTTTGCCCGCCGCGGCCCCACCTCCCCCCCAGCCCCAAGCTCGTCCGAACAGCTCCGTGTCCAGCCGCAAACCGGGAGTCCTTACAGCCAACCTTGAGGAAATGAAG gtgactgagctcaaatctgagctcaaactgCGTGGCCTGCCCGTGTCGGGAACAAAAACGGATCTGATAGAGAGACTGAAGCCTTTCCAGGACGTCAGCACTGCTTCCGCCGCCGCCTCCGTGGCCATGGAAGTCACCCCGACTACAACGCCCGCCATAGTCCTTCCAGTCCAGAAGGTGGCTCCAGAGAGCGTAAGCTCCACGCCTCCCGTCTCGCCCGCTCCCGCTGATCCAGCCTCCCTGCAGCTGGACGTCACCATGTCCGAGGCGCCGGCTGAAATCCAAAAGGGGGGCTTTGGCCCCGCGGGGCCGCGCTCCTCCCCTCAGCCCTCTTTCCGTGTCCCCGAGGAAAAGGACCGGAGGCTCCATGAGAAGGAGCGGCAGATAGAGGAGCTGATGAGGAAGCTGGAGCAGGAGCAGAGActggtggaggagctgaagatgcAGCTCGAGGTGGAGAAGCGCGGTCAGGTTGGCTGCGGCGCCGACTCGGCGACCTCCGTGTCCCCCATCGGCGCCGTTCCCGCTGTCCTCAACTCGAATGAAGTAAAAATGGAGGGACCCGTCCTGTCCAACTGCTCCTCCAACACGGCCGCCGTCCCAAACTCAATGGCGACGCCCCTGCCAGCTGTGGTGAAGCTGGAGGATGTGACCGTGTCTTCGGGCAAGCCGCTGCGTCTCCAGGCCCAAACGCAGCTCGTCACGCAGCTCCAGGCTCAAGCTAAGCCCCAGGGGGCCTCGAGCCCTCAGCTCTGCCCCCAGTCCCAGAAAAGTCCCCAAATCCAGGGTCAGCCCGCAGCCCCCGGCCTGCAGCAGTTCTTCATCAGCCACCCTGGCGGCGTGTCCCAAGTCCTGGGGCAGCCTCAGACGCTGCTGACGACTGGCCAGGCCAGCGCTCAGCTCCTCTTCCCCGTCTCGCTCCCCAACAACGCCACCGCCATCCAGCTGCCCGCCACCACCGTCAGCCTGCAG cccGTCCTTCAGGCCACTGTCTCAAATCCGGGTGTGGTTCAAGCTCCAGTTCCTCAGCTGCAGACCAATAAGATGGAGCTGACAACCAGCCCGCAGCCGCTGCTACAA ACTCTGACTATGTGTAACAACACTACTGGTTTAGGGAACCACGCGAGAAGCGAGATCCACGCCCCGTGCTTTTTAAGGAGCTCCCCCGAGAACCGAGTCTCCCCGCAGGCGTCGCCAAACCACCAGGTCTCCAACGGACCCCTCAATAAG TCGCCCTCCCCGCAACCCGGCTTCGTCCTGCAGCCCACCTCCCTGGTCGCCCAGCCCCCGAAGACGAGGGAGCCCCCCCGCTACGAGGAGGCTGTCAAACAGACCCGCAACATGTACATTAACAGCGTGTCGCAG GTTTCCACAGCAACGAGCCAGCACATGGACGACTTGTTTGACATTCTCATAGAAAGTGGAG aaatcacTCCATTCATCCAGCAGGACCCCCAAGCCTCCCTGAGTAAGACCCTCCCAGTCACTGCCAACATCACCATTCTTCCTGTCAACACCGCCCTGTCCAGGCCGCCTCCGCAGGTCCAGGTCGCCCCCCCGCCCACGCTGAGCCCCGCCATCGCCCCCACCCTGCCGGGGCTCTCCCCCCTGGGCACGGACAACCAGCTGGAGGCCTTCCTGGAGGGGACCCTGGCCGGCTCGCCGCACCTGTTGGACCCGCGCACGCAGGGCCtgatggaggagctgcaggcgcagctggaggagcagcagccctACTCGCCCATGGACACGTCGGAGCTGTCGTTCTGCGACCCGTCCCTGGCCCCCTCCTCGCTCGGCATGGGCCTGGCCGACCCGGCGCTGGACAACATGGAATGGCTGGACCTCACCATGCCGCCGGGACCCGCGGGGGCTCCGCTCACGCCGCTGGGGATGCCGACGGACTTCCTGGACACGCAGGACCTGCAGCTGCACTGGGAGTGA
- the mrtfba gene encoding myocardin-related transcription factor B isoform X2, which produces MMELQASPGRLGAEGDCGMSNLLVPSPQSEAVTHEMEELSLQPTQSLPPLNERKNVLQLRLQQRRTREQLVDQGIMPPLKSPAAFHGQIRSLERARTENFLKHKIRSRPERAELVRMHILQETGAEPSLQATQMKLKRARLADNLNEKIAQRPGPMELVEKNIIPVDSSLKEAIIGQVNYTKVLDEDSCEALSPEQPASQESQGSASSPLDSRVPETPSPSAATIPAPILQVLPTTDCIKRISTNEQPPSCPVVPFVQPAAPPKPAPTLVKQSQQKTPSEKSRSKKNKELKSRVKKLKYHQYVPPDQKQEPSEAPMDSSYARLLQQQQLFLQLQILSQQQQHYNYHAILPAPLKAVAESPSNSVGKLPASIVVSLPAAAPPPPQPQARPNSSVSSRKPGVLTANLEEMKVTELKSELKLRGLPVSGTKTDLIERLKPFQDVSTASAAASVAMEVTPTTTPAIVLPVQKVAPESVSSTPPVSPAPADPASLQLDVTMSEAPAEIQKGGFGPAGPRSSPQPSFRVPEEKDRRLHEKERQIEELMRKLEQEQRLVEELKMQLEVEKRGQVGCGADSATSVSPIGAVPAVLNSNEVKMEGPVLSNCSSNTAAVPNSMATPLPAVVKLEDVTVSSGKPLRLQAQTQLVTQLQAQAKPQGASSPQLCPQSQKSPQIQGQPAAPGLQQFFISHPGGVSQVLGQPQTLLTTGQASAQLLFPVSLPNNATAIQLPATTVSLQPVLQATVSNPGVVQAPVPQLQTNKMELTTSPQPLLQTLTMCNNTTGLGNHARSEIHAPCFLRSSPENRVSPQASPNHQVSNGPLNKSPSPQPGFVLQPTSLVAQPPKTREPPRYEEAVKQTRNMYINSVSQVSTATSQHMDDLFDILIESGEITPFIQQDPQASLSKTLPVTANITILPVNTALSRPPPQVQVAPPPTLSPAIAPTLPGLSPLGTDNQLEAFLEGTLAGSPHLLDPRTQGLMEELQAQLEEQQPYSPMDTSELSFCDPSLAPSSLGMGLADPALDNMEWLDLTMPPGPAGAPLTPLGMPTDFLDTQDLQLHWE; this is translated from the exons TGCTGCAGCTGAGGCTTCAGCAGAGGCGAACCCGGGAGCAGCTGGTGGATCAGGGCATCATGCCAC CTCTGAAGAGTCCGGCCGCTTTCCACGGGCAGATTCGCAGCTTGGAAAGAGCCAGG aCTGAGAATTTCCTCAAGCACAAGATCCGCAGTCGTCCAGAGAGGGCCGAGCTGGTCAGGATGCACATCCTGCAAG AGACCGGAGCAGAGCCCTCGCTGCAGGCCACTCAGATGAAGCTGAAGAGGGCCCGGCTGGCTGACAACCTGAACGAGAAGATCGCCCAGAGGCCCGGCCCCATGGAGCTGGTGGAGAAAAATATCATCCCGGTGGACTCCAGCCTCAAAGAGGCCATCATAG GACAGGTGAATTATACCAAGGTGTTGGATGAAGACAGCTGTGAGGCCCTGTCGCCGGAGCAGCCGGCTAGCCAGGAGTCCCAAGGATCCGCCTCCTCGCCTTTGGACAGCAGAGTTCCAGAAACCCCTTCGCCGAGCGCAGCAACAATACCCGCCCCCATTCTGCAG GTTCTCCCAACGACAGACTGTATAAAGCGGATTTCCACCAATGAGCAGCCTCCAAGCTGTCCAGTTGTCCCTTTTGTTCAGCCAGCTGCTCCCCCGAAACCAGCCCCAACTCTGGTGAAA CAAAGCCAGCAGAAAACGCCCTCCGAAAAGAGTCGCAGCAAGAAGAACAAGGAGCTGAAGTCGAGGGTGAAAAAGCTCAAGTACCACCAGTACGTCCCTCCGGACCAGAAGCAGGAGCCCAGCGAGGCGCCCATGGACTCGTCGTACGCgcggctgctgcagcagcagcagctgtttctccagctgcagatcctcagtcagcagcagcagcactacAACTACCACGCCATTCTGCCAGCGCCACTCAA AGCCGTGGCAGAGAGTCCGAGCAACAGCGTGGGGAAGCTGCCAGCCTCCATCGTGGTGTCTTTGCCCGCCGCGGCCCCACCTCCCCCCCAGCCCCAAGCTCGTCCGAACAGCTCCGTGTCCAGCCGCAAACCGGGAGTCCTTACAGCCAACCTTGAGGAAATGAAG gtgactgagctcaaatctgagctcaaactgCGTGGCCTGCCCGTGTCGGGAACAAAAACGGATCTGATAGAGAGACTGAAGCCTTTCCAGGACGTCAGCACTGCTTCCGCCGCCGCCTCCGTGGCCATGGAAGTCACCCCGACTACAACGCCCGCCATAGTCCTTCCAGTCCAGAAGGTGGCTCCAGAGAGCGTAAGCTCCACGCCTCCCGTCTCGCCCGCTCCCGCTGATCCAGCCTCCCTGCAGCTGGACGTCACCATGTCCGAGGCGCCGGCTGAAATCCAAAAGGGGGGCTTTGGCCCCGCGGGGCCGCGCTCCTCCCCTCAGCCCTCTTTCCGTGTCCCCGAGGAAAAGGACCGGAGGCTCCATGAGAAGGAGCGGCAGATAGAGGAGCTGATGAGGAAGCTGGAGCAGGAGCAGAGActggtggaggagctgaagatgcAGCTCGAGGTGGAGAAGCGCGGTCAGGTTGGCTGCGGCGCCGACTCGGCGACCTCCGTGTCCCCCATCGGCGCCGTTCCCGCTGTCCTCAACTCGAATGAAGTAAAAATGGAGGGACCCGTCCTGTCCAACTGCTCCTCCAACACGGCCGCCGTCCCAAACTCAATGGCGACGCCCCTGCCAGCTGTGGTGAAGCTGGAGGATGTGACCGTGTCTTCGGGCAAGCCGCTGCGTCTCCAGGCCCAAACGCAGCTCGTCACGCAGCTCCAGGCTCAAGCTAAGCCCCAGGGGGCCTCGAGCCCTCAGCTCTGCCCCCAGTCCCAGAAAAGTCCCCAAATCCAGGGTCAGCCCGCAGCCCCCGGCCTGCAGCAGTTCTTCATCAGCCACCCTGGCGGCGTGTCCCAAGTCCTGGGGCAGCCTCAGACGCTGCTGACGACTGGCCAGGCCAGCGCTCAGCTCCTCTTCCCCGTCTCGCTCCCCAACAACGCCACCGCCATCCAGCTGCCCGCCACCACCGTCAGCCTGCAG cccGTCCTTCAGGCCACTGTCTCAAATCCGGGTGTGGTTCAAGCTCCAGTTCCTCAGCTGCAGACCAATAAGATGGAGCTGACAACCAGCCCGCAGCCGCTGCTACAA ACTCTGACTATGTGTAACAACACTACTGGTTTAGGGAACCACGCGAGAAGCGAGATCCACGCCCCGTGCTTTTTAAGGAGCTCCCCCGAGAACCGAGTCTCCCCGCAGGCGTCGCCAAACCACCAGGTCTCCAACGGACCCCTCAATAAG TCGCCCTCCCCGCAACCCGGCTTCGTCCTGCAGCCCACCTCCCTGGTCGCCCAGCCCCCGAAGACGAGGGAGCCCCCCCGCTACGAGGAGGCTGTCAAACAGACCCGCAACATGTACATTAACAGCGTGTCGCAG GTTTCCACAGCAACGAGCCAGCACATGGACGACTTGTTTGACATTCTCATAGAAAGTGGAG aaatcacTCCATTCATCCAGCAGGACCCCCAAGCCTCCCTGAGTAAGACCCTCCCAGTCACTGCCAACATCACCATTCTTCCTGTCAACACCGCCCTGTCCAGGCCGCCTCCGCAGGTCCAGGTCGCCCCCCCGCCCACGCTGAGCCCCGCCATCGCCCCCACCCTGCCGGGGCTCTCCCCCCTGGGCACGGACAACCAGCTGGAGGCCTTCCTGGAGGGGACCCTGGCCGGCTCGCCGCACCTGTTGGACCCGCGCACGCAGGGCCtgatggaggagctgcaggcgcagctggaggagcagcagccctACTCGCCCATGGACACGTCGGAGCTGTCGTTCTGCGACCCGTCCCTGGCCCCCTCCTCGCTCGGCATGGGCCTGGCCGACCCGGCGCTGGACAACATGGAATGGCTGGACCTCACCATGCCGCCGGGACCCGCGGGGGCTCCGCTCACGCCGCTGGGGATGCCGACGGACTTCCTGGACACGCAGGACCTGCAGCTGCACTGGGAGTGA